The following proteins come from a genomic window of Maribacter sp. HTCC2170:
- a CDS encoding NlpC/P60 family protein, producing MQYGICQLSIVPIRSVAEETAEMISQLLYGEHFKVLEERKHWSKIRSTFDKCEGWVQNLQILLVDEREFNNLNTDISPQYTIDLVSFVEMDKGNLLPIVLGSVFHKNSKHIHEGSLVSSKQEKDNLINTALLYLNAPHLWGGKTPFGVDAPGLTQMVYRINGHNLLRDSAEQATQGTALSFIEECEAGDLAFFDNKEGIIDHVGLIMDNNYIIHVHGHVRIDRIDHTGIFNNDTKTYTHQLRVLKKII from the coding sequence ATGCAATACGGTATTTGCCAATTAAGTATAGTCCCCATTAGATCTGTAGCAGAAGAAACTGCGGAGATGATTTCACAACTGTTATATGGTGAACATTTCAAAGTCCTAGAGGAACGGAAGCATTGGAGCAAAATAAGATCTACTTTTGACAAATGTGAAGGCTGGGTTCAAAACCTACAGATATTGTTGGTGGACGAAAGGGAGTTCAATAACCTAAACACTGATATTTCCCCCCAGTACACAATTGATCTGGTTTCTTTTGTTGAGATGGACAAGGGCAACCTCTTACCCATTGTTCTTGGATCAGTATTCCATAAGAATTCAAAACATATTCACGAAGGCAGTTTAGTTTCGTCCAAGCAGGAAAAAGATAATCTTATTAATACGGCACTCTTATATTTAAATGCACCCCACCTATGGGGAGGAAAGACCCCTTTTGGAGTAGATGCTCCAGGTTTGACCCAAATGGTTTATAGGATTAATGGTCACAATCTACTTCGTGATTCAGCTGAACAGGCCACACAGGGAACCGCTTTGAGTTTTATTGAAGAATGTGAAGCTGGCGATTTGGCATTCTTTGACAATAAAGAAGGAATCATAGATCATGTTGGACTGATAATGGACAATAATTATATTATTCATGTTCATGGCCATGTTAGGATAGACCGTATTGACCATACAGGAATTTTCAATAACGACACCAAAACATACACACATCAACTCCGGGTCTTAAAAAAGATTATATAA